A single window of Lepeophtheirus salmonis chromosome 2, UVic_Lsal_1.4, whole genome shotgun sequence DNA harbors:
- the LOC121132529 gene encoding uncharacterized protein translates to MKVLYTLVFMSISVSAQYYSPLTTNPSIIDEPALYKFTYNVNDFELQNFGHEESRDGAETHGEYRVALPDGRTKIVTYEVIGDSGFVAGVKYEGEILPFTPPQPAPYEPSPPPPAVYQPLPNPLPPPAPKPAPVYYKPIPPPIQAPVYYKPLPPPTPTPKSNPPRKTYGPVRFNPFG, encoded by the exons ATGAAG GTACTTTATACTCTTGTCTTCATGAGCATTTCTGTCTCAGCCCAATACTACTCCCCTTTGACTACCAATCCTTCCATTATTGATGAACCTGCGTTgtacaaatttacttataatGTAAATGACTTTGAACTTCAAAACTTTGGACATGAGGAAAGCAGGGATGGTGCTGAGACCCATGGAGAATATCGAGTGGCTCTTCCTGATGGTCGTACTAAAATAGTCACATATGAAGTCATTGGAGACTCTGGATTTGTTGCTGGTGTAAAGTATGAGGGAGAAATCCTTCCTTTTACTCCACCTCAGCCTGCTCCTTATGAGCCATCCCCTCCACCTCCAGCTGTTTATCAACCTCTTCCTAACCCTCTTCCACCCCCAGCACCCAAGCCAGCTCCTGTTTACTACAAACCTATCCCTCCTCCAATACAAGCTCCAGTTTACTACAAACCCCTACCTCCTCCAACACCAACTCCAAAATCAAATCCTCCAAGGAAAACCTATGGACCAGTTCGATTTAATCCTTTTGGATAA